AGAAACCACTGGTTAAGACAGTAAAAGCAAATACACacaatttttctatttatttatttatttatttatttatttattttttgttttttcaagacagtttctccatgtagctttggtgcctgtcctggatctcaccctgtagaccaggttggcctcgaactcacagagatccgcctggctctgcctcccaagttctgcgattagaggcatgtaccaccaccgcccagctaatttatttaaaatcacaGCCTTACTCACCTTGTCGTCTAGAACTACTTTGGTGCCTCCGTACTCTGGGAGAAGAACTTTGTCTCCGACCTTCACACTGACTGGCTGAATCTCTCCACCCTTAGGAAAACAGTAGCTGGTTAGCCAGGGCATCTTGTTCACTAGATACACAGTGGACTCTTTGTCTCAGTATGTACACcaggagcctcctgcctcagcttttcaagtGTTGataattataggcatgcatcaacCACACTCCGCTCTACAGACAACTTATAAGTCACCAAATGAAATGTGCTCACTCAGATCCAGTATGTTGTTAGGTACCACTTTAGTGGTTAAGCAATATAATTTACATTAGATGTAGGTCATCGCAATATAAGCATTACTAGTTACAAGGTGAAATAAACACTGTGGCTTACACTAAAACCACACTTCAGGGAACAACAGCGAAGGCTGGCTAACtttttaattgttaaatattAACACATCCTGTAGACCATGTGAAGTAAAGCAGCTTTTCATACCAAACAGTATATGGTCATGTATAACTTCCTTCAATGAACGAAAACTTGGTATTCGTTTCAatatacatttattgatttactgtCCTTGTCCTGAAGGCACAGACTTGGTCAGGTTACAACACAGCTACCGAAGAACTCATTTTGTGaggtttggtttttccttttttatgataCAGTCTCACCCTGATCTTTCTGCTAGCCTAGAAGGCtctacaatcctcctgcctcggcctccaaaGCACCAGGGCCACtgggcatgagccaccatcaTGGCAGGCACGTTTTGCTCTCTGGAGTGCATGGCACCGCAGAGAAAGCCCATGGGTAAACGGACTTGCTGAGGAAGTGCGGGAATCCCAACACTAACTAGTAAAATGGCTGTCACCCCCGACATACCGAGGGCTGGAAACCAGGCTCGTTCAAATCAGAGACCTTGTCCCCAAGGGGTAAGGTGATGACTCTGCAAGCTAGCagactatacatacacacacacacacacacacacacacacacacacacacacaaaatacccgTGTGtactttttgccttttttaaGAGTCCCTCtccatttcttataaaaataaaaaattctacaaTCCTTTTCCTTAATTCGAGGTTCTCCGAGAgctgaaattatttcaaagacGACACCCACTATTTAAAAAGCCCCTTCGGATAACCTAGGACCgacttctcctttccttccacaTCACACATTAATCCTCGGCACCCCTGTCGCAGCTCCAAGTTACCTTGCCTTTGGCGCCTGATCCCACAGCCACCACTGTGGCTTGCAATACTTTTCCTTGAGACTTTTCCGGAAGCATGATGCCACCTTTGGTCACGGTTTCGGCGGCACTCCTTTCAACCAGTACTCTGTCAAAGAGCGGGAGAAACTTTCTGAAAGCCTGTCCAGCCTGCGGAGAGAAACGTGTGTTCAAACAGTGAGTACCACGTAACACGCTTAAACGCCTTCAAACACTGAACAGGTCAAAGCGTCCCAAACCGACAGGAAAACCCAGGCTAGGAAATATTCTTGCATTTTCCACTCTATATAAGCCAAGTTGAATTTCCACTCCCTAattattgcgtgtgtgtgtgtgtgtgtgtgtgtggtcttcatTGCTCATCTGCAACCACACTACCTTTAGCCACAACCTTGGTCTGCTCCAAGGTCACCCGTTTTCCTTccttaggactttttttttctaatcccaGTAACGCGGGGTGGAAAGGGTGCTGTCCATTTTTGAGCCTGGGTGCCACGTTCTCCACCGGAGCACCCATCCACTCCAGCCCTGCCAGGGCAGGTGGGCTCCTGGGGGTGCCTCCGGGTCCCCGCCCCCTGCCCGGGACGCACAGGCCTTGCACACACGTGCGCGTGCAGCGAGGCCGTGGTGGAGACAGACACGCGGACGGGCCTCGCTGCTGCGGGCGCCGGACACTGCAGAGCCCCCCCATTTCTCGTCCTGCCAGTCCTCAAGCGGTTCCCTGGGGCCCGCCGTGGGTCCCCGCGGGCCGACCCCGACCAGCCCCGGGGACCCCACTCACCATGACTCGCGCCGCCGCAGCTCGGACTCTGCACCCGCGGCCGCCGCTGCCAAGAGAGGAGTCCTGCGGGCCCGGCTGGGGGACACGtgaaagaagaagggaaaaaaaaaaaaaaaaaaaagagggccgGGCAGCGCGCAGGCGCACTCAGCGCCGGAGCGTGCGAGGGGGCGGCGACGGCAGCGCGCGCGCCGATTGGTGGCGGCGGCCCCGCGCAGGCCGCGGGAGGCGGGAGGCCCAGGGGCGCACTTTCTAGGCTTTTCCAGGCGGCCGGCCGAGGTGAGAGATCTgagcccttcctccttcctcctcctcctccaggaagtgaCGCCACCTGACCCTTGGCCCGCCCGCCGGGGAGCGCGGCGCCCTTCCGGAAGGTTCTAGAAGGGGAGCCCGGCCCGGGAACGAGCGTACGGCGGCGGCGCGAAAGAGGCCGAGCCCAGCGCCGGGCCGAGGCCGCTGGaaggggcagggggcggggccgcgCGCGCGCCGCACGCCGATTGCCGGGCCCGGGCGGGGCAAGGGGGCGGAGCTCCCCGAGCCCCCCctctgcgcgcgcgcacacacgcacaccgcacacacgcacgcgcgcgggcccgcgggcggggcggggccgcggCGGGGCGGAGGGAGGGGACTCGGGCTCATTGCGGTGCGCGCCCTGCGCTCGGTCCCTCACTCGCCGCCGACGGCCTGCTTCGCCTCGTgcgctcccgccgccgccgccgccgccccgcagGTACGCGAGCCTCGGCCGTGCATGGTCGCCCCGGCCTGCTGCTTCCAGCACGGGCCAAGCACGGCGGGCCAAGGGTTGCGGCAAGCCTGGCAGGCTCGGCCCGCCTTCGGCTCGGCTCGGCTCGCCCGTCCAGGCCCCGGCCCCGGCGGGGCCACGCGGGCTCCCATCACGTGCGTCGGGCACCACGCGGCCCAGGCCAAGCGCGGGAGCGAGGACGGACGGGCGAGGGTGGGGGCCCTGGGGCGGGCCGCCTGCGCCCGGCGCACCGCAGGACTCtactggaggaggagggggtcgCGGTCCCTTCTCGCCCCCCTCCGGCTGCGGGGATCCGGCGCCTCCACTTTGACCTTGGTCGGGAAGACACGTGGGGCCGCGCGGCTGGGCTGAGCTGCGCTCCtgtattattattaccattattattattactatatattattattattatcatttttattttgcgGCCTTGCTAGCTGCTGTGCCCCTGTAGATCGGGGTGGACACCTGGCGACACTTTTCCCCAGCGGGGTTTTGCACCGTCACGAATACTTCTACAGTTCCCTGTGCACTTGCATTTGGAACCTGCCTCGCTTAcgccagcttgatttttttttttccccctctctctctctttccctctcccggACACTTTTGGAGTGGATCTGCTCCCAAGGCCGCTTTGGCAGTGAAAGATTAACCCGCGATGGCAGCAGGAGCGGGTGGCCATGGGGAAGTGCTTTGTGCCCGTGCTGTAGGTCAGGCCTGGGGGCGGCCTCTTCAATCCTTTGCGAGCAAGTGATGTCCTGAAGCCGCAGCGCCGTGGGTGGCCCAGGCGTGGCGGTTAGCAGAGGACGGCGGAGCTAGTCTCCATGTTCTGAAGCACAGGTGGACAAGTTTGTCCTTTGCTAGTAgtgatccttttctttttcttttttttttttccccctcccccagaaatgCTTCGACTACCCACAGTCCTTCGCCAGATGAGACCAGTGTCCCGGGCACTGGCTCCTCATCTCACTCGGGCCTATGCCAAAGATGTAAAATTTGGTGCGGATGCTCGAGCCTTAATGCTTCAAGGTGTAGACCTTCTAGCCGATGCTGTAGCTGTTACAATGGGGCCAAAGGTCAGTATACTTACAACCGTGCTAATTAAAGAAGAGTGTTCTGTAGCTGCAGATTAGGATTTTGTTGTCAAGTTCTGTGAAAATCTGATTTGGATATGGTACATGTTAGTGTTTGGGGGTGTTATTTAGGAGTTTTGTTAGTTGGTAGCCTTACCTGCAGCTGATTTGGAGGACTTTCGTACAATATGATGTAATAGAGAATAATAGCTCAAGGAGGGTTTTCAGACTTGAGGCGTAATTAATATTCTGTGCATACCGGCATTAAATTTTGGATCCTCTCCCAGTAATTAGAGGGTATAGAGGGGGAAGTACAGCTCAAAGTCCAGTAACACCTCAAAGTATGTTGTAGGTGTGAGGTTTTACTCATTGTACTGAAATGTTCCTGTATGCATAAAGTAAATGCACTAGCATAgagtttagatttatttatttttatatgcattggtgttttgcctgcatgtatatctgtgtgaaggtgccagaactgggattacagttgtgagctgctgtggttttggggttttgagaGAGTCTCAATAGCTTAACTCCCATTGTATGTACCAAGactatccttgaactcctgatcctcctactcctacctcccaagtgtagGAGTTGAGCATACTGCTCACCTGGTATTTATTTGTTGAGACCGGGTCTTTAGccatggctgacctggaactcctgtaGACCAAGCCAGCTTGAACAGTGCCGGGGTCAAAGGCTGGCGTCACACTGTCCGTGTGGACATCACTGGCTATGGGGCACGGTCATTTTAAGTTGATGCTAAAGCTACCTAAAGAGCTGCACACGGTGCTGTTTATATAGCTCAAGACAGAATGGCTTGGTTCAAATCCAAGTGGCCAGTACTGTTGGGGCCATTTTTGAAGTTCTGTATTGAGTGAACAGGAAACTATTCTTAACTTACGGGCTGATGTTTAGTGAGTGAATGTTAAAGTcagtcatactttaaaaataacagtcCATACCAAAATTCAAGTAGAGTTGATGTGAAGAATGTTCCAGGATTTGGTGATTGTTACCTGTGCTTTCTTGTTTTATAGGTGGCATCGGTTAGTGCCAGGGATTTTATCTCctgtttttgagatttcatgttgCAGGACTGTGACAACTTTGGGCTTATCCCTGAGGGGTGCTATGTTCTGTCATTGCAGGGAAGAACAGTGATTATTGAACAGAGTTGGGGAAGTCCCAAAGTAACAAAGGATGGGGTCACTGTCGCAAAGTCAATTGACTTGAAGGACAAATACAAAAATATCGGAGCTAAACTTGTTCAAGATGTGGCCAATAACACAAACGAGGAGGCCGGGGACGgcaccaccactgctactgttctGGCGCGGTCTATTGCCAAGGAGGGCTTCGAGAAGATCAGCAAAGGGGCCAATCCGGTAGAAATCCGGAGAGGTGAGAGTGCCGGGTCACTGGCCCTGCAGAAGGGAGAAATTACAAATTCTCATCTTGGTCCTTTTCTATTGcatttgctggtgtgtgtgtgtgtgtgcgcgcgcgcgtgcacagaTTGACTGGAGGTGACCTCTCCTGCCTTTGCATCATTTCATCAAAGTGAATATACTCGGGTGCCATACTGGAAACAAGAAACACAATTGGATTAGCATTAACTTACAGAGAATGAATTGaatagtgggttttttgttttatttctaagatttcattgtttttatgggcattgatgttttgcctgcatgtatgtctgtgcaaggatgccagatcccctgagactggagttacagacctttttgagctaccctgtgggtgctgggaattgaactccggtccCTTTGAGGAGCATCCTGTACtctttgaccactgagccatctctccagcccacacgcAGTAAGGTTTTTGAAACTATCTGCATTTTCTTACTTCATTCACTTCTGTTAGGAATGAGTGGCGGTCCCTCGTAGCCCTCCCTGGCTTGGCCCCCTATGGTCCGTGTTGGCCTTAAAAGCAATCCTGCCTAAGCCTCCTGGGTATTGGGATTCGGGTGTGAACCCCCACTTCACATCTTGATCACCTTTTCACATGCTTCTGGTTTTCAACTTCATTGTGAAATTGCAGGTGGTTGAGTGCATGCCATGTCACTTGGGACTTAGGAGAGTGCTGAAGGAGAGCTTGCATGTAAATGTGGGAAGTTTGCACTCGGCGTTATAGTAACACATGTTCTTGAACTAGGTGTCATGTTGGCTGTTGATGCTGTGATTGCTGAACTAAAAAAGCAGTCTAAACCTGTGACAACCCCTGAAGAAATTGCTCAGGTAAGGATTTGATTGCCTGTTTGTTTGGAAAGAATTGAGTGACTAATTTTAATTTGGatcttttttggcttttcaagacagaatttctttgtgtagccttttggctgtcccagaacttgctctgtagaccaggctggcctcagactcacagagatctgtctgcctctgcctcccaagtgctggggttaaaggtgtgtgccaccactgcccagccaactGATTTGGATCTTAGtagatcctttttaaaaaaaaaaaaaaacatgattgcAAAATAAAGATTGTGTTATTTGTGAAGATGTTCTTAGGTGTGGTCAATGTTCCTTGTCCTGTATGGGATCAGTCCTAGTATTTGAAGCATAGTAGGCAAGTCAAGTGTTTTTAATGTACGTGCCTGGGTCTATGTGTGTGCCCGTGTATTATAAACCCAGAGAAGTAAATGTTAAGACAGTTACCAGGCACTGTGATGCTGGGTACTGACCTGAACAGTAAGTCaccttaacactgagccatctctctagccccttgagTATATTCTTACTGTGCCAAAGAATGGAAGGACAGAGGATGCCGCTCCATTTAACCAGTACTTCTCTTAAAACTGTTAACTGTAAAATGTCCCTCTCCCCTGGGTGGAAGTATCATATCAGTTTAGAAGGTCAAAGGGGAAGAGGATTGAAAATACCAATCTTACCATTTAATAATTTTGGTTATTTCAGGTTGCTACAATTTCTGCAAATGGAGACAAAGACATTGGAAACATCATTTCTGATGCAATGAAGAAAGTTGGAAGAAAGGGCGTCATCACAGTGAAGGCAAGTGTGGGATTTGATGTGTTTTGTTAATACCTTCAGTGAAGTGTTTGTCAACTGTTGTCCAAACAAAAAGCTTGACCAGCACTTCATTCTGTGCTGAGTATGGTGCTTGCTATTGTCTGAATTGGGAGCCTTGCCTCCCAGGATGAATCCGTCCAATTAAATAATCGTCAGCTCTCAGCTAGCTGTAAGGAGGGAGGATGAAGCAGGGCCTcgctttgtagccctggctggcctggaacagtgGGCCTCGACCTTCAGGAGATGGCATTCCTCTGTCTTCGCTTTGGTGtggggactaaaggtgtgtgtgtgtgtgtgtgtgtgtgtgtgtgtgtgtgtgtgtgtgtgtgtgtgtgtaca
This genomic window from Peromyscus leucopus breed LL Stock chromosome 13, UCI_PerLeu_2.1, whole genome shotgun sequence contains:
- the Hspe1 gene encoding 10 kDa heat shock protein, mitochondrial codes for the protein MAGQAFRKFLPLFDRVLVERSAAETVTKGGIMLPEKSQGKVLQATVVAVGSGAKGKGGEIQPVSVKVGDKVLLPEYGGTKVVLDDKDYFLFRDGDILGKYVE